In Gadus chalcogrammus isolate NIFS_2021 chromosome 1, NIFS_Gcha_1.0, whole genome shotgun sequence, one DNA window encodes the following:
- the LOC130384076 gene encoding 14-3-3 protein beta/alpha-1-like: MDRNDLVQQAKLAEQAERYDDMAAAMKSVTEQGVELSNEERNLLSVAYKNVVGARRSSWRVISSIEQKTEGNEKKQQMARAYRAEIETELQSICKEVLALLDKFLIENTTAPESKVFYLKMKGDYFRYLSEVASGDSKKETVDQSQEAYQNAFDISKKDMQPTHPIRLGLALNFSVFYYEILNSPEKACNLAKTAFDEAIAELDTLNEDSYKDSTLIMQLLRDNLTLWTSESQGDEGETGEGEN, encoded by the exons ATGGACAGGAACGACCTGGTACAGCAGGCCAAGCTTGCAGAGCAGGCTGAGCGCTATGATGATATGGCTGCTGCCATGAAGTCTGTAACGGAGCAGGGAGTGGAACTCTCCAATGAGGAACGCAACTTGCTCTCTGTTGCCTATAAGAATGTGGTCGGGGCACGCCGTTCATCTTGGCGTGTCATCTCCAGCATTGAGCAGAAAACTGAGGGCAATGAGAAAAAGCAGCAGATGGCACGTGCATACCGGGCGGAGATTGAAACCGAGTTGCAGTCCATCTGCAAGGAAGTGCTA GCACTCCTGGACAAATTTCTGATTGAAAATACAACTGCTCCTGAAAGCAAGGTCTTCTATCTGAAAATGAAAGGGGATTATTTCCGATACCTTTCTGAGGTAGCATCTGGTGATTCCAAGAAAG AAACAGTGGATCAGTCACAGGAGGCCTACCAGAATGCTTTTGACATCAGCAAGAAAGACATGCAGCCAACGCATCCCATTAGGCTTGGTCTGGCCCTCAACTTCTCAGTCTTCTACTATGAAATCCTCAACAGCCCGGAAAAGGCCTGTAACCTGGCAAAGACG GCATTTGACGAAGCCATTGCTGAACTTGACACTTTGAATGAAGATTCCTACAAAGACAGCACCCTGATCATGCAACTACTAAGGGACAACTTGACT ctGTGGACATCAGAAAGCcagggagatgagggagagaccGGAGAAGGGGAAAACTAA
- the LOC130383984 gene encoding embryonic polyadenylate-binding protein-like isoform X3 yields the protein MNANGPAYPLASLYVGDLHADVTEAMLYQKFSPAGPIMSIRVCRDLITRRSLGYAYINFQQPADAECALDTMNYEVIKGRPIRIMWSQRDPGLRKSGVGNVFIKNMDDSIDNKALYDTFSAFGNILSCKVVCDEKGSKGYGFVHFETQEAANRAIETINGMLLNDRKVFVGHFKSRKERESEFGAKAMKFTNVYIKNFGEEYTDEKLKELFSKFGKTLSVRVMKDERGRSRGFGFVNYGNHMDAQKAVEEMNGKDLTGKILYVGRAQKRTERQGELKRKFDQIKQDRIQRYQGVNLYVKNLDDTINDERLRKEFSPYGTITSAKVMTDGCQSKGFGFVCFSSPEEATKAVTEMNGRIVATKPLYVALAQRKEERKAILTNKYLQRLSTVRSMPSPIIDSYQQTGYYVSTVPQPPSRSFYNPSPVSGIRAAPRWTTQPPRAQGPYSPQLVGAAIPRRTATPIATVRQASTQVPNVKYQKTTNIGTQTMGGRNDFAARGGQYKYSPSTRNTMQVITVPVSMARLQAVPISSMEPAVQIRGQEPLTASMLASAPPMDQKQLLGERLYPLIQALHPILAGKITGMLLEIDNSELLHMLESPESLHSKVEEAVAVLQAHQAQECSSK from the exons ATGAACGCTAATGGACCAGCCTACCCTCTAGCTTCACTGTATGTAGGGGACCTACATGCTGACGTGACAGAGGCCATGCTGTACCAGAAGTTCTCACCTGCAGGGCCAATCATGTCGATTCGGGTGTGCCGCGACCTCATCACACGCCGATCTCTAGGATATGCATACATAAATTTCCAGCAACCAGCTGATG cTGAGTGTGCCTTGGATACAATGAACTATGAAGTGATCAAGGGTCGTCCCATCAGAATAATGTGGTCTCAGCGGGACCCAGGACTGAGGAAATCGGGTGTGGGAAATGTGTTCATCAAAAACATGGATGATTCCATTGACAACAAGGCCCTGTATGACACATTCTCAGCCTTTGGGAATATTTTGTCCTGCAAG GTTGTTTGTGATGAGAAAGGCTCAAAAGGCTATGGCTTTGTCCACTTTGAGACACAAGAGGCAGCAAACCGTGCCATAGAAACCATAAATGGGATGCTTTTGAATGATCGCAAAGT aTTTGTGGGCCACTTCAAGTCCCGGAAGGAAAGGGAGAGTGAGTTTGGGGCCAAAGCCATGAAGTTCACCAATGTCTACATCAAAAACTTCGGGGAAGAATACACTGATGAAAAACTCAAGGAACTTTTCTCTAAGTTTG GTAAGACCCTCAGTGTGAGAGTGATGAAGGATGAGAGGGGCCGCTCCCGTGGATTTGGCTTTGTCAACTATGGGAACCACATGGACGCTCAAAAG GCAGTTGAGGAGATGAACGGAAAAGATCTGACTGGGAAAATCCTTTACGTTGGTCGAGCACAGAAGAGGACAGAGCGACAGGGAGAACTCAAGCGCAAATTTGACCAGATTAAACAGGACCGCATACAGCGCTACCAG GGAGTGAATCTGTACGTGAAGAACCTGGATGACACGATTAATGATGAGAGACTCAGAAAGGAGTTTTCCCCTTACGGGACTATTACCAGTGCCAAG GTTATGACGGATGGATGCCAGAGCAAGGGCTTTGGCTTTGTGTGTTTCTCATCACCTGAAGAAGCAACCAAAGCGGTAACTGAGATGAACGGGCGTATTGTTGCAACCAAGCCGCTGTACGTTGCACTGGCTCAACGCAAGGAGGAGCGCAAAGCCATCCTCACCAACAAGTACCTGCAGAGACTGTCCACCGTCAGGTCCATGCCAAGCCCCATCATTGACTCGTACCAGCAGACCGGCTACTATGTCTCTACTGTGCCACAG CCTCCTAGCCGCTCATTCTACAACCCCAGTCCGGTCAGTGGAATCAGAGCTGCGCCTCGCTGGACCACACAGCCACCTAGAGCTCAAG GTCCTTACTCTCCCCAGCTGGTGGGAGCAGCCATTCCCAGGCGTACGGCCACACCCATTGCAACGGTCAGGCAGGCTTCCACTCAAGTTCCTAACGTGAAGTACCAAAAAACAA CTAATATTGGAACCCAGACAATGGGCGGCCGGAATGACTTTGCTGCCAGAGGCGGCCAGTACAAGTACTCCCCTTCCACTAGGAATACCATGCAGGTCATTACTGTCCCTGTGTCTATGGCAAGACTGCAG GCCGTCCCTATATCTTCAATGGAGCCTGCTGTGCAAATCAGAGGCCAGGAGCCTCTCACCGCCTCAATGTTGGCCTCCGCTCCTCCCATGGACCAGAAACAGCTTCTGG GTGAGCGGTTGTACCCGCTGATCCAGGCACTTCACCCAATTCTCGCTGGGAAAATCACTGGGATGCTGCTGGAGATTGATAACTCGGAGCTGCTTCACATGCTGGAGTCCCCCGAGTCGCTGCACTCTAAG gtggaggaggcggtcgCTGTGCTTCAGGCTCACCAAGCACAAGAATGCTCTTCCAAGTAA
- the LOC130383984 gene encoding embryonic polyadenylate-binding protein-like isoform X4 → MNANGPAYPLASLYVGDLHADVTEAMLYQKFSPAGPIMSIRVCRDLITRRSLGYAYINFQQPADAECALDTMNYEVIKGRPIRIMWSQRDPGLRKSGVGNVFIKNMDDSIDNKALYDTFSAFGNILSCKVVCDEKGSKGYGFVHFETQEAANRAIETINGMLLNDRKVFVGHFKSRKERESEFGAKAMKFTNVYIKNFGEEYTDEKLKELFSKFGKTLSVRVMKDERGRSRGFGFVNYGNHMDAQKAVEEMNGKDLTGKILYVGRAQKRTERQGELKRKFDQIKQDRIQRYQGVNLYVKNLDDTINDERLRKEFSPYGTITSAKVMTDGCQSKGFGFVCFSSPEEATKAVTEMNGRIVATKPLYVALAQRKEERKAILTNKYLQRLSTVRSMPSPIIDSYQQTGYYVSTVPQPPSRSFYNPSPVSGIRAAPRWTTQPPRAQGPYSPQLVGAAIPRRTATPIATVRQASTQVPNVKYQKTTNIGTQTMGGRNDFAARGGQYKYSPSTRNTMQAVPISSMEPAVQIRGQEPLTASMLASAPPMDQKQLLGERLYPLIQALHPILAGKITGMLLEIDNSELLHMLESPESLHSKVEEAVAVLQAHQAQECSSK, encoded by the exons ATGAACGCTAATGGACCAGCCTACCCTCTAGCTTCACTGTATGTAGGGGACCTACATGCTGACGTGACAGAGGCCATGCTGTACCAGAAGTTCTCACCTGCAGGGCCAATCATGTCGATTCGGGTGTGCCGCGACCTCATCACACGCCGATCTCTAGGATATGCATACATAAATTTCCAGCAACCAGCTGATG cTGAGTGTGCCTTGGATACAATGAACTATGAAGTGATCAAGGGTCGTCCCATCAGAATAATGTGGTCTCAGCGGGACCCAGGACTGAGGAAATCGGGTGTGGGAAATGTGTTCATCAAAAACATGGATGATTCCATTGACAACAAGGCCCTGTATGACACATTCTCAGCCTTTGGGAATATTTTGTCCTGCAAG GTTGTTTGTGATGAGAAAGGCTCAAAAGGCTATGGCTTTGTCCACTTTGAGACACAAGAGGCAGCAAACCGTGCCATAGAAACCATAAATGGGATGCTTTTGAATGATCGCAAAGT aTTTGTGGGCCACTTCAAGTCCCGGAAGGAAAGGGAGAGTGAGTTTGGGGCCAAAGCCATGAAGTTCACCAATGTCTACATCAAAAACTTCGGGGAAGAATACACTGATGAAAAACTCAAGGAACTTTTCTCTAAGTTTG GTAAGACCCTCAGTGTGAGAGTGATGAAGGATGAGAGGGGCCGCTCCCGTGGATTTGGCTTTGTCAACTATGGGAACCACATGGACGCTCAAAAG GCAGTTGAGGAGATGAACGGAAAAGATCTGACTGGGAAAATCCTTTACGTTGGTCGAGCACAGAAGAGGACAGAGCGACAGGGAGAACTCAAGCGCAAATTTGACCAGATTAAACAGGACCGCATACAGCGCTACCAG GGAGTGAATCTGTACGTGAAGAACCTGGATGACACGATTAATGATGAGAGACTCAGAAAGGAGTTTTCCCCTTACGGGACTATTACCAGTGCCAAG GTTATGACGGATGGATGCCAGAGCAAGGGCTTTGGCTTTGTGTGTTTCTCATCACCTGAAGAAGCAACCAAAGCGGTAACTGAGATGAACGGGCGTATTGTTGCAACCAAGCCGCTGTACGTTGCACTGGCTCAACGCAAGGAGGAGCGCAAAGCCATCCTCACCAACAAGTACCTGCAGAGACTGTCCACCGTCAGGTCCATGCCAAGCCCCATCATTGACTCGTACCAGCAGACCGGCTACTATGTCTCTACTGTGCCACAG CCTCCTAGCCGCTCATTCTACAACCCCAGTCCGGTCAGTGGAATCAGAGCTGCGCCTCGCTGGACCACACAGCCACCTAGAGCTCAAG GTCCTTACTCTCCCCAGCTGGTGGGAGCAGCCATTCCCAGGCGTACGGCCACACCCATTGCAACGGTCAGGCAGGCTTCCACTCAAGTTCCTAACGTGAAGTACCAAAAAACAA CTAATATTGGAACCCAGACAATGGGCGGCCGGAATGACTTTGCTGCCAGAGGCGGCCAGTACAAGTACTCCCCTTCCACTAGGAATACCATGCAG GCCGTCCCTATATCTTCAATGGAGCCTGCTGTGCAAATCAGAGGCCAGGAGCCTCTCACCGCCTCAATGTTGGCCTCCGCTCCTCCCATGGACCAGAAACAGCTTCTGG GTGAGCGGTTGTACCCGCTGATCCAGGCACTTCACCCAATTCTCGCTGGGAAAATCACTGGGATGCTGCTGGAGATTGATAACTCGGAGCTGCTTCACATGCTGGAGTCCCCCGAGTCGCTGCACTCTAAG gtggaggaggcggtcgCTGTGCTTCAGGCTCACCAAGCACAAGAATGCTCTTCCAAGTAA
- the LOC130383984 gene encoding embryonic polyadenylate-binding protein-like isoform X1: MNANGPAYPLASLYVGDLHADVTEAMLYQKFSPAGPIMSIRVCRDLITRRSLGYAYINFQQPADAECALDTMNYEVIKGRPIRIMWSQRDPGLRKSGVGNVFIKNMDDSIDNKALYDTFSAFGNILSCKVVCDEKGSKGYGFVHFETQEAANRAIETINGMLLNDRKVQEAGSELDMFKRKGHFLGEKCQLSLSRFVGHFKSRKERESEFGAKAMKFTNVYIKNFGEEYTDEKLKELFSKFGKTLSVRVMKDERGRSRGFGFVNYGNHMDAQKAVEEMNGKDLTGKILYVGRAQKRTERQGELKRKFDQIKQDRIQRYQGVNLYVKNLDDTINDERLRKEFSPYGTITSAKVMTDGCQSKGFGFVCFSSPEEATKAVTEMNGRIVATKPLYVALAQRKEERKAILTNKYLQRLSTVRSMPSPIIDSYQQTGYYVSTVPQPPSRSFYNPSPVSGIRAAPRWTTQPPRAQGPYSPQLVGAAIPRRTATPIATVRQASTQVPNVKYQKTTNIGTQTMGGRNDFAARGGQYKYSPSTRNTMQVITVPVSMARLQAVPISSMEPAVQIRGQEPLTASMLASAPPMDQKQLLGERLYPLIQALHPILAGKITGMLLEIDNSELLHMLESPESLHSKVEEAVAVLQAHQAQECSSK; this comes from the exons ATGAACGCTAATGGACCAGCCTACCCTCTAGCTTCACTGTATGTAGGGGACCTACATGCTGACGTGACAGAGGCCATGCTGTACCAGAAGTTCTCACCTGCAGGGCCAATCATGTCGATTCGGGTGTGCCGCGACCTCATCACACGCCGATCTCTAGGATATGCATACATAAATTTCCAGCAACCAGCTGATG cTGAGTGTGCCTTGGATACAATGAACTATGAAGTGATCAAGGGTCGTCCCATCAGAATAATGTGGTCTCAGCGGGACCCAGGACTGAGGAAATCGGGTGTGGGAAATGTGTTCATCAAAAACATGGATGATTCCATTGACAACAAGGCCCTGTATGACACATTCTCAGCCTTTGGGAATATTTTGTCCTGCAAG GTTGTTTGTGATGAGAAAGGCTCAAAAGGCTATGGCTTTGTCCACTTTGAGACACAAGAGGCAGCAAACCGTGCCATAGAAACCATAAATGGGATGCTTTTGAATGATCGCAAAGT tCAAGAGGCAGGGAGTGAGTTGGACATGTTCAAGCGAAAGGGCCATTTCCTGGGTGAAAAATGTCAGTTATCCCTGAGTAG aTTTGTGGGCCACTTCAAGTCCCGGAAGGAAAGGGAGAGTGAGTTTGGGGCCAAAGCCATGAAGTTCACCAATGTCTACATCAAAAACTTCGGGGAAGAATACACTGATGAAAAACTCAAGGAACTTTTCTCTAAGTTTG GTAAGACCCTCAGTGTGAGAGTGATGAAGGATGAGAGGGGCCGCTCCCGTGGATTTGGCTTTGTCAACTATGGGAACCACATGGACGCTCAAAAG GCAGTTGAGGAGATGAACGGAAAAGATCTGACTGGGAAAATCCTTTACGTTGGTCGAGCACAGAAGAGGACAGAGCGACAGGGAGAACTCAAGCGCAAATTTGACCAGATTAAACAGGACCGCATACAGCGCTACCAG GGAGTGAATCTGTACGTGAAGAACCTGGATGACACGATTAATGATGAGAGACTCAGAAAGGAGTTTTCCCCTTACGGGACTATTACCAGTGCCAAG GTTATGACGGATGGATGCCAGAGCAAGGGCTTTGGCTTTGTGTGTTTCTCATCACCTGAAGAAGCAACCAAAGCGGTAACTGAGATGAACGGGCGTATTGTTGCAACCAAGCCGCTGTACGTTGCACTGGCTCAACGCAAGGAGGAGCGCAAAGCCATCCTCACCAACAAGTACCTGCAGAGACTGTCCACCGTCAGGTCCATGCCAAGCCCCATCATTGACTCGTACCAGCAGACCGGCTACTATGTCTCTACTGTGCCACAG CCTCCTAGCCGCTCATTCTACAACCCCAGTCCGGTCAGTGGAATCAGAGCTGCGCCTCGCTGGACCACACAGCCACCTAGAGCTCAAG GTCCTTACTCTCCCCAGCTGGTGGGAGCAGCCATTCCCAGGCGTACGGCCACACCCATTGCAACGGTCAGGCAGGCTTCCACTCAAGTTCCTAACGTGAAGTACCAAAAAACAA CTAATATTGGAACCCAGACAATGGGCGGCCGGAATGACTTTGCTGCCAGAGGCGGCCAGTACAAGTACTCCCCTTCCACTAGGAATACCATGCAGGTCATTACTGTCCCTGTGTCTATGGCAAGACTGCAG GCCGTCCCTATATCTTCAATGGAGCCTGCTGTGCAAATCAGAGGCCAGGAGCCTCTCACCGCCTCAATGTTGGCCTCCGCTCCTCCCATGGACCAGAAACAGCTTCTGG GTGAGCGGTTGTACCCGCTGATCCAGGCACTTCACCCAATTCTCGCTGGGAAAATCACTGGGATGCTGCTGGAGATTGATAACTCGGAGCTGCTTCACATGCTGGAGTCCCCCGAGTCGCTGCACTCTAAG gtggaggaggcggtcgCTGTGCTTCAGGCTCACCAAGCACAAGAATGCTCTTCCAAGTAA
- the LOC130384032 gene encoding RNA-binding protein 39-like, with translation MADDFEIEAMLEAPFRKDEIKSSHANGHEAHSKKKRRSRSRSPGASKKRSRSRDRKKNKKRSKSRERKRNASRERHPRSRSRDRPGRYRARKSPIRKRSKTRSPVKREKSPIRQPIDNLTPEERDARTVFCMQLAARIRARDLEDFFSAVGKVRDVRMISDRNSRRSKGIAYIEFLEASSVPLAIGLTGQRLLGVPIIVQASQAEKNRAAAMANNLQKGSAGPMRLYVGSLHFNITEDMLRGIFEPFGRIEGIQLMMDSETGRSKGYGFISFADAECAKKALEQLNGFELAGRPMKVGHVTERTDASTASSFLDNDELERTGIDLGTTGRLQLMARLAEGTGLKIPAAAQQALQMTGSIPFGNMNASSSAATPAQALNLPSQPLATHCLQLSNMFNPQAENDPGWDTEIKDDVIEECNKHGGIVHTYVDKNSAQGNVYVKCPSIPAAMATVNALHGRWFAGKMITASYVPLPTYHNLFPDSVMANQLLVPTRR, from the exons ATGGCTGACGATTTTGAAATTGAGGCAATGCTGGAGGCTCCATTTAGAAAG GATGAAATCAAATCCTCTCATGCAAATGGACATGAAGCTCACAGCAAGAA GAAAAGAAGGAGCCGGAGCAGAAGTCCAGGGGCTTCTAAAAAAAGGAGCAGGAGTCGGGATcgaaagaagaacaagaagagaaGCAAGAGCAGAGAGCGGAAGCGAAATGCCAGCCGGGAGCGTCACCCCCGCTCCCGCAGCAGGGATCGCCCCGGCCGCTACAGAGCTCGCAAGAGTCCCAT ACGGAAACGTTCCAAAACTCGTAGCCCTGTTAAAAGAGAAAAGAGTCCAATCAG ACAACCCATCGACAACCTCACGCCAGAGGAGAGAGACGCGCGCACCGTCTTCTGCATGCAGCTGGCTGCACGCATCCGGGCCCGTGACCTGGAGGACTTCTTCTCTGCCGTGGGGAAG GTGAGAGATGTGAGGATGATATCAGACAGGAACTCCAGAAGATCAAAGGGGATTGCCTACATTGAGTTCCTGGAGGCCAGTTCTGTGCCTCTGGCGATTGGTTTGACTGGACAGAGACTTCTGGGAGTGCCCATCATTGTCCAGGCCTCGCAG GCAGAGAAAAACAGAGCAGCCGCCATGGCAAACAACCTGCAGAAGGGCAGCGCTGGCCCAATGCGGCTCTACGTCGGCTCCCTGCACTTCAACATCACAGAGGACATGCTGCGGGGAATATTCGAGCCTTTTGGCAGG ATTGAAGGCATACAGCTCATGATGGACAGTGAAACTGGTCGATCCAAAGGATACGGCTTCATATCA TTTGCAGACGCAGAATGTGCGAAAAAGGCCCTAGAGCAGCTAAATGGCTTTGAGCTGGCCGGGCGGCCGATGAAAGTAGGCCACGTGACGGAGCGGACGGACGCATCCACCGCCAGCTCTTTTCTGGACAACGACGAGTTGGAGAGGACTGGCATCGACCTGGGCACCACAGGCCGGCTGCAGCTTATGGCCAGATTAGCAGAAG GTACTGGTCTGAAGATCCCTGCGGCTGCACAGCAGGCCCTGCAGATGACTGGTTCCATTCCCTTTGGAAACATGAATGCCTCATCAT CTGCTGCAACTCCAGCACAGGCGTTAAACCTCCCATCACAGCCTCTGGCAACACACTGTCTGCAGTTGTCAAACATGTTCAACCCCCAGGC GGAAAATGACCCCGGCTGGGACACTGAGATCAAAGATGATGTCATTGAGGAATGCAACAAACATGGCGGAATAGTTCACACATACGTCGATAAGAACTCTGCTCAA GGAAATGTCTACGTAAAATGCCCTTCCATACCTGCAGCGATGGCCACTGTTAATGCCCTTCATGGACGATGGTTTGCTG GTAAAATGATCACTGCATCATACGTCCCGTTACCAACATATCATAACCTTTTCCCTGATTCAGTAATGGCAAATCAACTACTGGTGCCAACACGCAGATAG
- the LOC130383984 gene encoding embryonic polyadenylate-binding protein-like isoform X2: MNANGPAYPLASLYVGDLHADVTEAMLYQKFSPAGPIMSIRVCRDLITRRSLGYAYINFQQPADAECALDTMNYEVIKGRPIRIMWSQRDPGLRKSGVGNVFIKNMDDSIDNKALYDTFSAFGNILSCKVVCDEKGSKGYGFVHFETQEAANRAIETINGMLLNDRKVQEAGSELDMFKRKGHFLGEKCQLSLSRFVGHFKSRKERESEFGAKAMKFTNVYIKNFGEEYTDEKLKELFSKFGKTLSVRVMKDERGRSRGFGFVNYGNHMDAQKAVEEMNGKDLTGKILYVGRAQKRTERQGELKRKFDQIKQDRIQRYQGVNLYVKNLDDTINDERLRKEFSPYGTITSAKVMTDGCQSKGFGFVCFSSPEEATKAVTEMNGRIVATKPLYVALAQRKEERKAILTNKYLQRLSTVRSMPSPIIDSYQQTGYYVSTVPQPPSRSFYNPSPVSGIRAAPRWTTQPPRAQGPYSPQLVGAAIPRRTATPIATVRQASTQVPNVKYQKTTNIGTQTMGGRNDFAARGGQYKYSPSTRNTMQAVPISSMEPAVQIRGQEPLTASMLASAPPMDQKQLLGERLYPLIQALHPILAGKITGMLLEIDNSELLHMLESPESLHSKVEEAVAVLQAHQAQECSSK, translated from the exons ATGAACGCTAATGGACCAGCCTACCCTCTAGCTTCACTGTATGTAGGGGACCTACATGCTGACGTGACAGAGGCCATGCTGTACCAGAAGTTCTCACCTGCAGGGCCAATCATGTCGATTCGGGTGTGCCGCGACCTCATCACACGCCGATCTCTAGGATATGCATACATAAATTTCCAGCAACCAGCTGATG cTGAGTGTGCCTTGGATACAATGAACTATGAAGTGATCAAGGGTCGTCCCATCAGAATAATGTGGTCTCAGCGGGACCCAGGACTGAGGAAATCGGGTGTGGGAAATGTGTTCATCAAAAACATGGATGATTCCATTGACAACAAGGCCCTGTATGACACATTCTCAGCCTTTGGGAATATTTTGTCCTGCAAG GTTGTTTGTGATGAGAAAGGCTCAAAAGGCTATGGCTTTGTCCACTTTGAGACACAAGAGGCAGCAAACCGTGCCATAGAAACCATAAATGGGATGCTTTTGAATGATCGCAAAGT tCAAGAGGCAGGGAGTGAGTTGGACATGTTCAAGCGAAAGGGCCATTTCCTGGGTGAAAAATGTCAGTTATCCCTGAGTAG aTTTGTGGGCCACTTCAAGTCCCGGAAGGAAAGGGAGAGTGAGTTTGGGGCCAAAGCCATGAAGTTCACCAATGTCTACATCAAAAACTTCGGGGAAGAATACACTGATGAAAAACTCAAGGAACTTTTCTCTAAGTTTG GTAAGACCCTCAGTGTGAGAGTGATGAAGGATGAGAGGGGCCGCTCCCGTGGATTTGGCTTTGTCAACTATGGGAACCACATGGACGCTCAAAAG GCAGTTGAGGAGATGAACGGAAAAGATCTGACTGGGAAAATCCTTTACGTTGGTCGAGCACAGAAGAGGACAGAGCGACAGGGAGAACTCAAGCGCAAATTTGACCAGATTAAACAGGACCGCATACAGCGCTACCAG GGAGTGAATCTGTACGTGAAGAACCTGGATGACACGATTAATGATGAGAGACTCAGAAAGGAGTTTTCCCCTTACGGGACTATTACCAGTGCCAAG GTTATGACGGATGGATGCCAGAGCAAGGGCTTTGGCTTTGTGTGTTTCTCATCACCTGAAGAAGCAACCAAAGCGGTAACTGAGATGAACGGGCGTATTGTTGCAACCAAGCCGCTGTACGTTGCACTGGCTCAACGCAAGGAGGAGCGCAAAGCCATCCTCACCAACAAGTACCTGCAGAGACTGTCCACCGTCAGGTCCATGCCAAGCCCCATCATTGACTCGTACCAGCAGACCGGCTACTATGTCTCTACTGTGCCACAG CCTCCTAGCCGCTCATTCTACAACCCCAGTCCGGTCAGTGGAATCAGAGCTGCGCCTCGCTGGACCACACAGCCACCTAGAGCTCAAG GTCCTTACTCTCCCCAGCTGGTGGGAGCAGCCATTCCCAGGCGTACGGCCACACCCATTGCAACGGTCAGGCAGGCTTCCACTCAAGTTCCTAACGTGAAGTACCAAAAAACAA CTAATATTGGAACCCAGACAATGGGCGGCCGGAATGACTTTGCTGCCAGAGGCGGCCAGTACAAGTACTCCCCTTCCACTAGGAATACCATGCAG GCCGTCCCTATATCTTCAATGGAGCCTGCTGTGCAAATCAGAGGCCAGGAGCCTCTCACCGCCTCAATGTTGGCCTCCGCTCCTCCCATGGACCAGAAACAGCTTCTGG GTGAGCGGTTGTACCCGCTGATCCAGGCACTTCACCCAATTCTCGCTGGGAAAATCACTGGGATGCTGCTGGAGATTGATAACTCGGAGCTGCTTCACATGCTGGAGTCCCCCGAGTCGCTGCACTCTAAG gtggaggaggcggtcgCTGTGCTTCAGGCTCACCAAGCACAAGAATGCTCTTCCAAGTAA